One Micromonospora sp. FIMYZ51 genomic window carries:
- a CDS encoding CGNR zinc finger domain-containing protein, which yields MAVSTDEDLLLFILNSTPVVDGEPRDLLADPTSACSTLREFGGTGTREEWEAVRSARPLLQGVARAELTADSLAPLLADAVQIPHLTATRLDWSLTAPPDQQCVVRAVIAWAGLRETAPDRLRPCANDECRRFLVDRSRANTARWCSMATCGNRLKARRHYRRARTQP from the coding sequence GTGGCGGTCTCGACCGACGAAGATCTCCTGCTGTTCATCCTCAACAGCACCCCGGTGGTCGACGGTGAGCCGCGCGACCTGCTTGCCGATCCCACCTCGGCCTGCTCGACCCTGCGAGAGTTCGGCGGCACCGGCACCCGCGAGGAGTGGGAAGCGGTGCGCTCCGCTCGACCCCTCTTGCAGGGCGTCGCCCGCGCTGAGCTGACGGCCGACTCACTCGCGCCGCTCCTGGCGGACGCGGTGCAGATCCCCCACCTGACGGCCACGCGACTCGACTGGTCGTTGACGGCTCCGCCAGATCAGCAGTGCGTGGTGCGGGCGGTCATCGCCTGGGCCGGCCTGCGCGAGACCGCCCCCGACCGGCTGCGGCCCTGCGCGAACGACGAGTGTCGCCGCTTCCTGGTCGACCGCAGCCGGGCGAACACCGCCCGCTGGTGCTCGATGGCGACCTGCGGCAACCGCCTCAAAGCCCGTCGGCACTACCGCAGGGCCCGCACGCAACCCTGA
- a CDS encoding alpha/beta hydrolase has protein sequence MRVFHRYATVERQRLFYREAGPSDAPAVVLLHGYPTSSFMFRDLIPRLADRYHVIAPDHLGFGQSDHPTVDEFAYSFDSLARLTAGLLDQLGLNRYAIYVQDYGAPIGWRLALQPHSPVTAVITQNGNGYEAGFVPDFWAPVWAYAENPNAQHEAAMRTALGLDAIVWQYTHGVPDPDVISPDTWTLDHALLHRPGNDEVQLRLFRDYPTNRALYPQLQKHLQTNRVPVLAVWGRNDQIFAPAGATAFGEDLPHAEVHLLDGGHFLLESHLDDVADLMLDFLGQRPVS, from the coding sequence ATGCGTGTGTTCCACCGGTACGCCACCGTCGAGAGGCAACGGCTCTTCTACCGGGAGGCAGGACCATCCGACGCCCCCGCCGTCGTCCTGCTGCACGGCTACCCCACCAGCTCGTTCATGTTCCGCGACCTCATCCCGCGCCTGGCCGACCGCTACCACGTGATCGCGCCCGACCATCTCGGCTTCGGCCAGTCCGACCACCCCACGGTCGACGAGTTCGCCTACAGCTTCGACTCGCTCGCCCGACTCACCGCCGGGCTGCTCGACCAACTCGGCCTGAACCGGTACGCCATCTACGTCCAGGACTACGGCGCGCCGATCGGCTGGCGACTCGCCCTCCAACCGCACTCCCCCGTCACCGCCGTCATCACCCAGAACGGCAACGGCTACGAGGCCGGCTTCGTCCCCGACTTCTGGGCGCCGGTCTGGGCGTACGCGGAAAACCCGAACGCCCAGCACGAGGCGGCCATGCGCACCGCCCTCGGACTCGATGCGATCGTCTGGCAGTACACCCACGGCGTACCGGACCCCGACGTGATCAGTCCCGACACCTGGACCCTGGATCACGCACTGCTCCACCGACCCGGCAACGACGAGGTGCAGCTACGTCTGTTCCGCGACTACCCGACGAACCGGGCGCTCTACCCCCAACTCCAGAAGCACCTGCAAACCAACCGGGTACCCGTGCTGGCCGTATGGGGCCGCAACGACCAGATCTTCGCACCGGCCGGAGCGACCGCCTTCGGCGAAGACCTGCCGCACGCCGAGGTCCATCTCCTCGACGGCGGACACTTCCTGCTGGAAAGCCACCTGGACGACGTCGCCGACCTGATGCTGGACTTCCTCGGCCAGCGGCCGGTCAGCTGA
- a CDS encoding alpha/beta hydrolase, whose protein sequence is MATFVLIHGGGGSAWDWHLLAPELAGRGHEVVVPELPIGDDTAGFAEFRETVVKAIGDRSDLVVVGQSYGAFTAPLIADRLPVRLIVLLTPMVPKPGERPSEWWDNTGYRGTEGLTEQEQFFDGVPAEVVAEAAAHVRQQVSAEWNEPWPLAAWPAVPTKVLIARDDRFFPAEFQRRVAADRLGVVPDEIDGCHAVTLSHPRQLAEQLTAYLRH, encoded by the coding sequence ATGGCGACCTTCGTTCTGATCCATGGCGGTGGCGGCAGCGCCTGGGACTGGCATCTGCTGGCCCCTGAGCTGGCCGGCCGGGGCCATGAGGTGGTGGTACCGGAGTTGCCGATCGGGGACGACACGGCGGGTTTCGCCGAGTTCCGCGAGACGGTGGTCAAGGCGATCGGCGACCGGAGCGACCTTGTGGTCGTCGGCCAGTCATACGGGGCGTTCACCGCGCCGCTGATTGCCGACCGCCTGCCGGTGCGGCTGATCGTCCTGCTCACTCCGATGGTCCCGAAGCCCGGCGAGCGGCCCTCGGAGTGGTGGGACAACACCGGTTACCGAGGCACGGAGGGGCTCACCGAGCAGGAGCAGTTCTTCGACGGCGTCCCGGCCGAGGTCGTCGCCGAGGCTGCGGCGCACGTCCGGCAGCAGGTAAGTGCGGAGTGGAACGAGCCATGGCCGCTTGCGGCGTGGCCGGCGGTGCCGACGAAGGTGCTCATCGCCCGGGACGACCGGTTCTTCCCGGCGGAGTTCCAGCGCCGGGTGGCCGCCGACCGGCTCGGCGTCGTTCCGGACGAGATCGACGGCTGCCATGCGGTGACCCTCAGCCACCCGAGGCAACTCGCCGAGCAGCTGACCGCTTACCTGCGGCACTGA
- a CDS encoding endo-1,4-beta-xylanase translates to MLLGSAVTVQSIGPAAAAETTLRAAAAKAGLFFGVAASPNRLYSIVGQEFNQLTPENDMKPDRIATSSGGLQNTSGADTLVNHAQSNNMLVRGHTLVWHSQAGALQGASQATLNNFIGNAINRWGSRIAYWDVVNEALEDNNTGRRRNQWPHTMNRDANGDGDFFDAGDTDVIRDSFIRAKQVVQAGGLTTKLCINDYDVEGLTVQGGAPNRKANALYDIVRNYRQYIDCVGFQAHFNDNPNSIITNDLQANIQRFADLGVEVHISELDIDDDLSNNDIGTGQAENYRKVVRACLNVEKCTGITVWGISDSESWRSSERGLLFTGGNGSYQKKAAYHAVLDELNKGRNSTPPPTTPPVDPTTPPPTTPPVDPTTPPPTTPPVDPTTPPPTAGCSATVSLNSWTGGFVATVRVTAGSAPIRGWSVRLTLPSGASVTNTWNANPSGTSGTVQFSNVSYNGSVNAGQTTEFGFQGVGTANGLTPVCTAT, encoded by the coding sequence ATGCTGCTGGGCAGCGCTGTGACGGTCCAGTCCATCGGTCCGGCCGCCGCGGCCGAGACCACGCTGCGGGCCGCAGCCGCCAAGGCCGGGCTGTTCTTCGGGGTCGCAGCCTCACCCAACCGGCTCTACTCGATCGTCGGTCAGGAGTTCAACCAACTGACGCCCGAGAACGACATGAAGCCGGACAGGATCGCCACCTCCAGCGGTGGGCTACAGAACACCAGCGGCGCGGACACCCTGGTCAACCACGCCCAGAGCAACAACATGCTGGTCCGTGGCCACACGTTGGTGTGGCACTCGCAGGCCGGCGCGTTGCAGGGTGCCAGCCAGGCGACGCTTAACAACTTCATCGGTAACGCGATCAACCGCTGGGGCAGCCGGATCGCCTACTGGGACGTCGTCAACGAGGCGCTGGAGGACAACAACACCGGCCGGCGTCGCAACCAGTGGCCGCACACCATGAACCGGGACGCCAACGGCGACGGTGACTTCTTCGATGCCGGCGACACCGACGTCATCCGGGACTCGTTCATCCGGGCCAAGCAGGTCGTGCAGGCCGGCGGACTGACCACCAAGCTCTGCATCAACGACTACGACGTCGAGGGCCTGACGGTCCAGGGTGGCGCCCCGAACCGTAAGGCCAACGCGCTGTACGACATCGTCCGTAACTACCGGCAGTACATCGACTGTGTCGGGTTCCAGGCGCACTTCAACGACAACCCGAACAGCATCATCACAAACGATTTGCAGGCAAACATCCAGCGCTTCGCCGACCTCGGTGTCGAGGTGCACATCAGCGAGTTGGACATCGACGACGACCTGAGCAACAACGACATCGGCACGGGCCAGGCGGAGAACTACCGCAAGGTCGTTCGGGCCTGCCTGAACGTCGAGAAGTGCACAGGCATCACCGTCTGGGGCATCTCCGACAGCGAGTCGTGGCGCTCCTCGGAGCGGGGCCTGCTGTTCACCGGCGGCAACGGAAGCTACCAGAAGAAGGCCGCCTACCACGCGGTGCTCGACGAGCTGAACAAGGGTCGGAACTCCACCCCACCGCCGACCACCCCGCCGGTCGACCCGACCACGCCACCGCCGACCACCCCACCGGTGGACCCGACCACCCCGCCGCCGACCACACCGCCGGTCGACCCGACCACGCCACCGCCGACCGCGGGATGCTCGGCGACGGTCTCGTTGAACTCCTGGACCGGCGGCTTCGTCGCCACCGTGCGGGTCACCGCCGGCTCCGCGCCGATCAGGGGATGGAGCGTCCGACTCACCCTGCCGTCGGGGGCCTCCGTGACCAACACCTGGAACGCCAACCCAAGCGGCACCAGCGGCACCGTGCAGTTCAGCAACGTCAGCTACAACGGCTCGGTGAACGCGGGCCAGACCACCGAGTTCGGTTTCCAGGGCGTTGGGACGGCAAACGGCCTGACCCCGGTGTGCACCGCCACCTGA
- a CDS encoding sigma-70 family RNA polymerase sigma factor has product MRDDIAHQLRLAAAGDQVAWNNLVERFSPLLWSICRHFDLSAADAADAFQLTWLRLLEHLDSIHDPARLPGWLGTTCRRECLGLLRRNKRVQPTDDHRLLDRFTGASTSADQPALIADRNARLWREFGRLDVRCQKILRLLLVEPDGDRVSYELVAAALDMPVGSLGPIRGRCLARLRGLLDAGGISDALRDS; this is encoded by the coding sequence GTGCGGGATGACATCGCGCACCAGCTGCGGCTCGCCGCCGCCGGCGACCAGGTCGCCTGGAACAACCTCGTGGAGCGGTTCAGCCCACTGCTCTGGTCCATCTGCCGGCACTTCGATCTGAGTGCAGCCGACGCCGCTGACGCGTTCCAACTCACCTGGCTTCGACTACTGGAGCACCTCGACAGCATCCACGATCCCGCTCGCCTGCCCGGCTGGCTCGGCACCACCTGTCGCCGGGAGTGCCTAGGTCTGCTCCGACGCAACAAGCGGGTCCAGCCCACGGATGACCACCGGTTGCTGGACCGCTTCACCGGAGCGTCTACGTCGGCCGACCAGCCGGCGCTGATCGCGGACCGGAACGCACGGCTCTGGCGCGAGTTTGGCCGGCTCGACGTCCGCTGCCAGAAGATCCTGCGACTGCTGCTTGTCGAGCCGGACGGCGACCGGGTCTCCTACGAGCTGGTTGCTGCGGCACTCGACATGCCGGTGGGTAGTCTCGGCCCGATCCGGGGGCGGTGCCTGGCAAGGCTACGCGGCCTACTTGACGCCGGGGGTATCAGTGACGCGCTGCGCGACTCGTAG
- a CDS encoding S8/S53 family peptidase: MKTRSSSAPAPDEFPEHRSRKQLKIDGAHVRRQLEVLTADAGQGRTSEIIDQMQARQDRAPGRFALPFDRYPVTDLAGRPTYVLVARGQLVVELDSAGPETDPQQVLRTLGYRPLKRAVPSAQQRIAVYEERIAVYEGRKRPQELAGDVRKLAELGITAAPHLVVPLGHIIKGDDYPFATATLGDFPPDAAGGKPGVPAVRVAVIDTGITPEDRTDSWLDTIVRRADNTEFLDVLPVTDGRAGDGRLDWSAGHGSFAAGIVQRVVPRCEVTAYRFTRSDGLGTDQEAAEAMLRAADEAAADGVRLIINASIGTPAIDGVPPLALKSAVRMIADRFPEVLIVASAGNNASKDPMYPAAFDGVVAVGALTEDLLPAPFSNHGDWVDCSCVGLGVVATFVSGTLPPVPDPAVTDYSFPANSWAVWSGTSFSAPQISGMVARACLDDPGLTPRDALDALLAGRRTIPGYGRVLRILPGTAV; the protein is encoded by the coding sequence ATGAAGACCAGGTCCTCTTCGGCGCCGGCCCCGGACGAGTTCCCGGAGCACCGGTCCAGAAAGCAGTTGAAGATCGATGGCGCCCACGTACGCCGCCAACTGGAGGTGTTGACCGCCGACGCGGGACAGGGGCGAACCAGCGAGATCATCGACCAGATGCAGGCCCGGCAGGACCGGGCGCCGGGGCGCTTCGCCCTGCCGTTCGACCGGTACCCGGTGACCGACCTGGCCGGCCGACCGACCTACGTCCTCGTCGCGCGGGGTCAGTTGGTGGTCGAGCTCGATTCGGCCGGACCGGAAACCGATCCGCAGCAGGTGCTGCGCACATTGGGCTACCGGCCGTTGAAGCGGGCGGTGCCGTCGGCGCAGCAGCGTATCGCGGTCTATGAAGAGCGTATCGCGGTCTATGAAGGCCGCAAGCGTCCGCAGGAGTTGGCCGGTGACGTCCGGAAGCTGGCCGAACTGGGCATCACCGCCGCGCCGCACCTGGTCGTACCGCTCGGCCACATCATCAAGGGCGACGACTACCCGTTCGCCACCGCCACCCTCGGCGACTTTCCGCCGGACGCCGCCGGGGGCAAGCCGGGCGTCCCGGCGGTACGCGTGGCGGTCATCGACACGGGCATCACCCCGGAGGACCGGACCGACAGCTGGCTGGACACCATCGTCCGGCGGGCGGACAACACCGAATTCCTCGACGTGCTGCCGGTCACCGATGGTCGCGCGGGGGACGGCCGGCTCGACTGGTCGGCCGGGCACGGGAGCTTTGCCGCCGGCATCGTGCAGCGGGTGGTGCCCCGGTGCGAGGTGACGGCCTACCGGTTCACCCGCAGCGACGGGCTGGGCACCGACCAGGAGGCCGCCGAGGCGATGCTGCGCGCCGCGGACGAGGCAGCCGCCGACGGCGTACGGCTGATCATCAACGCCTCGATCGGCACGCCCGCCATCGACGGTGTGCCACCGCTGGCCCTGAAGAGCGCGGTGCGGATGATCGCGGATCGGTTCCCGGAGGTCCTGATCGTGGCGAGCGCCGGAAACAACGCCAGCAAGGATCCGATGTATCCGGCGGCCTTCGACGGCGTGGTCGCGGTCGGAGCGCTGACCGAGGACCTGCTACCGGCCCCGTTCTCCAACCACGGCGACTGGGTCGACTGCTCCTGCGTCGGCCTCGGGGTGGTCGCCACGTTCGTGTCCGGCACGCTGCCGCCGGTGCCGGATCCGGCGGTAACCGACTACTCGTTTCCGGCGAACTCCTGGGCGGTCTGGAGCGGCACGTCGTTCTCCGCCCCGCAGATCAGCGGCATGGTCGCCAGGGCCTGCCTGGATGATCCCGGCCTGACCCCACGCGACGCACTTGACGCGTTGCTGGCCGGGCGGCGCACAATCCCCGGTTACGGGCGGGTGCTGCGGATACTTCCTGGTACTGCGGTCTGA
- a CDS encoding CHAT domain-containing protein, protein MTAELGTDLVAEADAAYSRVVLDPARYTAAATEIVELARRTGNDEALVAGLRAVAWTRHAVLDNEAAKRLLDQAARLATRNGLGRRLGEVLLTRSVALQELGRYAAATRDLRRAANLVSSHQRPELLMQLAILDHNAGRVLAAERQYRLVLAEPACPPAIWVKAANNLSYAQTQLGRPQAALAHLDRAAALASELGPMLSAVIENSRAWSSFHAGRFTESLRRFEEAGRLYTAAGLPLGEHYLDYADALAELRLLDEAAVVARLAATDLDRHGARLMAAEARLRCARLALALGDIDTARADANSAVRDFRRQRRAAWAASAVVTVAAADAVADGFTTLAVRRLGHAAATLHRLGLRANAVEAHLMAGRAALATDDHRRAKRHLTAAGALACGQPLLVRLRGRLALALLADAAEQAAQRAGAAASARRRAASTVRYGQRVAARRAAPGAGAALRHCGAALADLARHRAALPSVELRVLAAGHGVELGDLGLRHLLRTAPPSRILHWLERTRAAALLTVEPAAHDDIDDLVIALRTVEQELRAAQREGGPQPHQLLARQAALETQIRRRSWGREGKTTRSAEIVTAGELRDLLDGGWLAEFATVDDAVVAVVVGPRRTRRIRLGALSVVQRETAALHFALRRLLRGGRYTDQARSAARTSLDILAELLIAPLGVPPGAPLVVVPPAKLLRVAWSPLHRGPVSGAPSATMWARSRRAARSRRPAPQVALVAGPNLTDAVAEVQALEARHPQAATLLPPTSTVEAVVAALRHADLAHLACHGHLRSDSPLFSALELSDGALTVYELHSRAVAPHRVVLAACDSGVERDYEGDEVLGFVSALMAGGAAGVIASGVPLPDGTSLALMPRLHDRIVRGESLADALWAVRADEPPAAPADFVTWCGLTAYGAA, encoded by the coding sequence ATGACGGCTGAGCTTGGCACTGACCTCGTGGCAGAGGCGGATGCCGCGTACTCCAGAGTCGTCCTCGACCCCGCGAGATACACCGCCGCGGCGACGGAAATCGTCGAACTGGCCCGCCGGACAGGAAACGACGAGGCACTTGTCGCCGGTCTGCGTGCGGTGGCCTGGACCCGCCACGCGGTACTTGACAACGAGGCGGCCAAGCGCCTGCTGGATCAGGCAGCCCGGCTGGCCACCCGCAACGGCCTGGGCCGCCGGCTCGGCGAGGTGCTGCTGACCCGCTCGGTGGCGCTACAGGAACTCGGCCGGTACGCCGCAGCAACGCGCGACCTGCGGCGAGCAGCGAACCTGGTGTCCTCGCACCAGCGTCCCGAACTGCTCATGCAGCTCGCCATCCTGGACCACAACGCCGGTCGGGTGCTCGCGGCCGAGCGTCAGTACCGGCTGGTGCTCGCCGAACCGGCCTGCCCGCCGGCAATCTGGGTGAAGGCGGCAAACAACCTCTCGTACGCGCAAACTCAGCTCGGTCGTCCGCAGGCGGCGCTGGCTCACCTGGACCGGGCCGCCGCGCTCGCGAGCGAGCTGGGACCGATGCTGTCGGCAGTCATCGAGAACAGCCGAGCCTGGTCCAGCTTCCATGCCGGCAGGTTCACCGAGAGCCTGCGCCGGTTCGAGGAGGCTGGCCGGCTCTACACCGCAGCCGGACTGCCGCTTGGCGAACACTACCTGGACTACGCCGACGCACTTGCCGAACTGCGACTGCTTGACGAGGCCGCCGTGGTCGCCCGGCTGGCGGCGACCGACCTCGATCGACACGGTGCCCGGCTGATGGCCGCGGAGGCGCGGCTGCGCTGTGCCCGGCTGGCGCTTGCGCTTGGCGATATCGACACGGCCCGGGCCGACGCGAACAGCGCCGTGCGGGACTTCCGGCGGCAGCGCCGGGCCGCCTGGGCGGCGTCCGCCGTGGTCACCGTCGCCGCGGCGGACGCTGTCGCGGACGGTTTCACCACCCTTGCCGTACGCCGACTCGGTCACGCGGCGGCTACGCTGCACCGTCTCGGTCTGCGGGCCAACGCGGTGGAGGCGCACCTGATGGCCGGGCGGGCGGCGTTGGCCACGGACGACCACCGGCGGGCGAAGCGCCACCTGACCGCGGCCGGCGCACTGGCGTGCGGGCAGCCGCTGCTGGTGCGGTTGCGTGGACGGTTGGCGCTGGCGCTGCTGGCGGACGCCGCGGAGCAGGCCGCCCAGCGCGCAGGCGCCGCCGCGAGCGCTCGACGCCGCGCGGCGTCGACCGTCCGGTACGGCCAGCGGGTAGCGGCTCGCCGGGCGGCGCCCGGCGCAGGTGCAGCGTTGCGGCACTGCGGAGCCGCACTGGCCGACCTCGCCCGCCACCGGGCAGCGCTGCCGTCGGTGGAACTGCGCGTGCTGGCCGCTGGGCACGGCGTGGAACTCGGCGACCTCGGTCTGCGCCACCTGCTGCGCACGGCACCCCCGAGCCGGATTCTGCACTGGCTGGAACGCACCCGAGCGGCTGCCCTGTTGACCGTGGAACCCGCCGCCCACGATGACATCGACGATCTCGTGATCGCGCTGCGCACGGTCGAGCAGGAACTGCGGGCGGCGCAGCGCGAAGGTGGCCCGCAACCGCATCAGCTGCTGGCCCGCCAGGCCGCGCTGGAGACGCAGATCAGGCGACGATCCTGGGGCCGCGAAGGAAAGACGACCCGGTCGGCCGAGATCGTGACCGCAGGCGAGCTGCGTGATCTGCTCGACGGCGGATGGCTCGCCGAGTTCGCGACGGTGGACGACGCGGTCGTCGCGGTCGTGGTCGGGCCGCGCCGGACCCGCCGGATCCGGCTCGGCGCACTGTCCGTTGTGCAGCGGGAAACCGCCGCGCTGCACTTCGCGCTGCGGCGGCTGCTGCGCGGTGGTCGCTACACCGACCAGGCCCGGTCGGCTGCCCGGACCTCCCTGGACATCCTCGCCGAACTGCTCATTGCCCCACTCGGGGTGCCGCCGGGGGCACCGCTGGTCGTGGTCCCGCCCGCGAAGCTGCTGCGGGTTGCCTGGTCTCCGCTGCACCGGGGGCCGGTGTCCGGCGCGCCGTCGGCCACCATGTGGGCGCGCAGCCGGCGGGCGGCCCGGTCCCGGCGGCCGGCACCGCAGGTCGCGCTGGTGGCCGGGCCCAATCTGACCGACGCCGTGGCCGAGGTTCAGGCCCTCGAAGCCCGGCACCCCCAGGCGGCGACGCTGCTGCCACCGACCAGCACGGTCGAGGCCGTCGTCGCCGCACTGCGACACGCCGACCTCGCGCACCTGGCCTGCCACGGCCACCTGCGCTCGGACAGTCCGCTCTTCTCGGCACTCGAACTCAGCGACGGTGCGCTCACCGTGTACGAGCTGCACAGCCGCGCCGTCGCCCCGCACCGGGTGGTGTTGGCCGCCTGTGACTCCGGAGTCGAGCGCGACTACGAGGGCGACGAGGTGCTGGGCTTTGTCAGCGCGCTGATGGCGGGCGGTGCGGCCGGCGTGATCGCGTCCGGCGTACCGCTGCCCGACGGCACGTCGCTGGCCCTGATGCCACGGCTGCACGACCGGATCGTGCGCGGCGAATCGCTTGCCGACGCGCTGTGGGCCGTGCGGGCCGACGAGCCGCCGGCCGCCCCGGCCGATTTCGTCACCTGGTGCGGCCTGACCGCCTACGGGGCGGCCTGA
- a CDS encoding DUF6345 domain-containing protein, whose product MSHPRSRSRWWRLGVGLTVAGTTGAATLVASGVPVAAAATAELPTYQIRATGISEAQAAALGKAFGIDRLSRSQDGSVRFADEQGFLNIPSITVGETGKDEDGNPTVGSVLDEAALARLRPIDADKALSLTREALTRAGLYPEQARPTVGHTTLEMVDAKGEQTVSAALDTTVSFSFHLDGLPYEGPGAKIRVGFGPDGAVTQLSYSTRVLAQGDPVRVLDPEAGRERCAKALHGVVRVEEADYTYAAPALDAKLDRIEPSFRCSGVNADGSAAQITFVPAAVDAELPEVTPSPVPPRRPTTALAAPRVQAYGVVDVGSEGTGPCSGLPWTGNNLASFNGQFTSRGIPVEFSWLNASAWERDFKDPKYGGTDSTWTDHVDMTYWQGHGSPTGFSFAGCSSKDDTFLANTEARWGNGDVEWMSLFTCLVLANESGGKRWWQRWGGAFDGLHQINSFHTVSYHSASHGGTFANYMLRSPFLWWNKPMSVRKAWAQASIDDQPASVVWATMGPVGPGGLVNFDDYFWGKGSVGPDVPASSLTGWWYITGTS is encoded by the coding sequence ATGTCACATCCACGTTCTCGCAGCCGGTGGTGGCGGCTCGGCGTCGGCTTGACCGTCGCCGGCACGACCGGAGCCGCAACCCTCGTTGCGTCCGGCGTCCCGGTCGCCGCCGCCGCGACCGCTGAACTGCCGACCTACCAGATCCGCGCCACGGGCATCAGCGAAGCCCAGGCCGCCGCGCTGGGCAAGGCGTTCGGCATCGACCGTCTGTCCCGCTCGCAGGATGGCAGCGTACGGTTCGCCGACGAGCAGGGCTTCCTCAACATCCCGTCGATCACGGTCGGCGAGACGGGTAAGGACGAGGACGGCAACCCGACGGTCGGCAGCGTCCTGGACGAGGCGGCGCTGGCTCGCCTGCGTCCGATCGACGCCGACAAGGCGCTGAGCCTGACCCGCGAGGCGTTGACCCGCGCCGGCCTCTACCCCGAGCAGGCCCGGCCCACCGTCGGTCACACCACCCTGGAGATGGTCGACGCCAAGGGAGAGCAGACGGTCTCGGCGGCGCTGGACACCACCGTGTCGTTCTCGTTCCACCTCGATGGGCTCCCGTACGAGGGCCCGGGCGCAAAGATCAGGGTCGGCTTCGGCCCCGACGGCGCGGTCACCCAACTGTCCTACAGCACGCGCGTCCTGGCGCAGGGCGACCCAGTGCGGGTCCTCGACCCCGAAGCCGGTCGGGAACGGTGCGCCAAGGCGCTGCACGGCGTCGTACGGGTCGAAGAGGCCGACTACACCTACGCGGCGCCCGCCCTCGACGCGAAGCTGGACCGCATCGAGCCGAGCTTCCGCTGCTCGGGGGTGAACGCCGACGGCTCAGCGGCTCAGATCACCTTCGTCCCGGCGGCCGTGGACGCCGAGTTGCCCGAGGTCACGCCGTCACCGGTGCCGCCGCGGCGGCCGACGACGGCGCTCGCGGCACCGCGGGTGCAGGCCTACGGTGTCGTCGATGTGGGCAGCGAGGGCACCGGCCCGTGCTCCGGTCTGCCGTGGACCGGCAACAATCTCGCCTCGTTCAACGGTCAGTTCACCTCCCGTGGCATCCCGGTCGAGTTCAGCTGGTTGAACGCCAGCGCCTGGGAGCGGGACTTCAAGGACCCGAAGTACGGTGGCACCGACAGCACCTGGACCGACCACGTCGACATGACCTACTGGCAGGGGCACGGATCGCCCACCGGGTTCAGCTTCGCCGGGTGCAGCAGCAAGGACGACACGTTCCTGGCGAACACCGAGGCCCGCTGGGGCAACGGCGATGTCGAGTGGATGAGCCTGTTCACCTGCCTGGTGCTCGCCAACGAGTCCGGCGGAAAGCGGTGGTGGCAGCGCTGGGGTGGCGCCTTCGACGGCCTGCACCAGATCAACAGCTTCCACACCGTGTCGTACCACAGCGCCAGCCACGGTGGAACGTTCGCCAACTACATGCTGCGTTCGCCGTTCCTCTGGTGGAACAAGCCGATGTCGGTGCGTAAGGCATGGGCGCAGGCATCCATCGACGACCAGCCCGCGTCGGTGGTGTGGGCCACCATGGGCCCGGTCGGGCCGGGCGGTCTGGTGAACTTCGACGACTACTTCTGGGGCAAGGGCAGTGTCGGCCCGGACGTGCCCGCGTCGTCGTTGACCGGCTGGTGGTACATCACCGGCACCTCCTGA